TAATCCTTCGATATATGGAATTTACGTGGTCTGCATCTCGGCAAACATATTTTTGACCTATGCAGATATAGGCTTTGCCGGGGCCGGTTATAAATATGCCAGTGAATGCTTTGCGCAGAAAAATCTGGAGGAAGAAATAAACATTGTTGGTTTTATCGGGTTTGTCCTTTTTTTATTTGTAATTATATTTGCGTTGACCGTTTCTTATGTTGCGCTAAATCCAAGTATATTAATTAAAAATATAAATAGCGCCACAGAGATTAATATTACCTCTAATTTATTATTCATCCTTGCTCTATTTTCACCAGCAATCATCTTTCAAAGGATATTAGAGATTGTCTATGGAATTAGATTGGAACAATTTATACTCCAGCGGATCATGATTGCGGCTAATATACTGAAAATATTATCCATATTTTACTTTTTTAAAAACCAACAATATGATATTGTGGGCTATTTCTTATTTTGCCAACTGGTATATTTATTAGCGCTCTTTTCCTGCTTATTAATTGCAAAAATTAAATACAAATATAATTTTATCGTTTTTTTCAAATCAATTAGATTTTCAAAACCTATGTTCAATAAAACAAGAACCCTTGCTTTTGGTTCTTTGTTCAGTACAATTATGTTTATATTTTATTATGAGCTTGATGCATTTGCTATTGCAAAATTAATGGGGGGCGAAAGTGTCGCAATATATGCAGTTGGCTTTACAATCCTTTCTTTTCTAAGAAATCTTTTGGGGGTTCTTTATGCCCCCTTTTTAGCTCGTTTCAATCATTTTATCGGATTGCATGACATGGATGGCTTGCGTGATTTATACAGGAACATTCTTCCTTTGACGTTACCTTTCGTTGTCTTCCCTATTGTAAGTTTAGCTTTATTAATGGAACCTTTGGTGCATTCGTGGGTTGGCAACTATTATGAAAAGTCAGTTATCATTGCGCAATTGCTGATATTGGGCTTTATATATGGATTTTTTACCTATCCAGCTAGTTTTCTCATCATTGCCCAGGAAAAGATAAAAATACTATACTTAACAAGCGTCATACCACCTATTGTTTACTGGATCGGAATATTTTTAACGATTCCTTATATAGGATTAACATCTTTTGCCTTGTTCAAGCTCATTGCCATGTCAATAAGTAGTTTGTTCTATTTATTTATTACGCTAAAGTTTCTGGATATATCAGCAGGCGATTTCGTGCGAAAGATTCTTGGACCAGTGGCAATCCCCTTGAGTTTTTTAATTCTATCACTGGCATACCTAAATCAGTTTATGCCCGCCGAAAAGAATGCGCTTGACCTTTTTATTGTAATTGCCACCGGCGGATTAGCTTCTGCGGGAGCTTTGTTTTTATATTATTTATTTTCGAGCCACTTTAGAAATTATACTCAAGGACTTTTCAGGAAATGCTTTGTTTAAAGCTTGCTGGCAAACGGTGAAATGAAAAACAGATGGAGAGACACTGCCAGAAAAAACTTGGTCCCAACTTAAGTTCTGGTATAATCCATGGGGGCAGGCCAACAGTAGTGGGACAAAATATCAAAAATAAAGAAAGTCATTAATGCCCGACACGGATATCGTCCTGGTCAAACCAGGGAGTCAGAAACAGCTTTACGGAGAACTCAGCACTTTAGAGCTGACAGCCTTGGAGCCGCCGTTGTGGGCGGCGCTTTTGGCAGCCTATCTGAGGCAGTTAGGGTATGGCGTGATCTTGTTGGACGCCGAAGTGGAACGTCTTACCTATGAACAGACCGCTGCCAAGATCAAAGACGCCAACCCCTGGCTGGCGGCCATCGTAGTTTCCGGTACCAATCCATCCGCCTCCACCAGCAACATGACCGGGGCCGGGGCGATTTTAGAGCATCTGAGCGCCATCAGCCCTCAGACCCACACCCTTCTCATGGGGCTGCACCCTTCGGCCTTGCCCGAGCGCACCATGCGGGAGGAGCAGGTAGATTTTGTCTGCCAGGGGGAGGGGTTTTTCACTCTGCCGGGACTTTTAGACATCCTTAAGGCAAGGGGAGCGGATTTTAAAATTCCCGGGCTCTGGTATAAGCAAGACGGCCAAGTGGTCTCTAACCCCAGGGCCACTCTCTACTCCAACCTGACGGCACTGCCCATGCCAGCCTGGGATCTCCTGCCCTTGCATGAATACCGGGCCCACAACTGGCATTGCTTCACGCACCTGGACCAGCGCCAGCCTTATGTAGCCATCTACACGAGTCTGGGGTGTCCTTTTCATTGCAGCTTCTGCTGCATTAACGCCTTTTTCGGCAACGCCGGCATCCGCTACCGGAGCCCTCAAAGCGTCATCGAAGAGATCGACTTTTTGGTGAACCGATATGGGATGAAGAATATCAAGATCATCGACGAAATGTTTGCACTGCAGGAAGCCCGAGTGGTAGAGCTCTGCGACCTGATCATTGAGCGGCGCTACGATTTGAACCTATGGGCCTATGCCCGGGTGAATACCGTCACTGAGCGGATGCTGGCCAAGATGAAGGAGGCTGGCATCAACTGGGTGGCCTATGGCTTCGAATCGGGATCCGACCGCGTCCTTAAGGACGCGGTCAAGGGCTATCAGGCCGGGGCAGTTGAACAGGTGGTTAAGATGACCTATGATCAGGGCATCCATATCTGCGCTAATTTTATTTTCGGTCTACCCGAAGACGATTTAGACTCCATGCATGCAACCCTGAAACTCATGCTGGACATCAACGCCGAGTGGGCCAACATCTACTCGGCCATGGCATATCCCGGCTCCCGGCTCTACGACCTGGCGGTGGCGGATAACTGGCCCCTGCCGGAAACCTGGCAGGGCTATTCGCAGTACGCTTACGAGTCCTTGCCCCTGCCAACGAAATACCTGTCCGGCGGTCAGGTATTGGCCTTCAGGGATTACGCCTTTGATGTTTATTACCGCAGTCCCCGATATTTGGAGATGATCTGTCGGAAATTCGGAAGGGAAACAGCAAACCACCTCAAGGAGATGTCAGCCAAGCAGTTGCCGAGGAAATACGCTTCCTTCTGATTCCACGCCGATATAGATAGCTGGCTTTTCTATATGAACCCCACCTACCTGCTTGGAAGGAGTTGGAGTTTGACGACGGGCCTTTTTGGGTTGACTATTGGGGCTTCCTTTTAATATACACGCTAGACGATGCAGGGAATTAGTTGACCAAAGAATTTTCACGCGAACAGAGATGGTTCCGGCAAAAGCAGGGACTGCGCCGCTACATCGGGCCCAAAAGGGTTGTCATTATCCTCCTTTTTTCGGCCTCTCTGTTGGTGCTCTGGTATCTGCGCAAACATGGGTATCTGACTCCAGAGACAGTCTTTCAATTCGTCCATGACTATCCGGTATGGGGCCCGGTCATCTTCGTAACCGTGTATCTGGTCTCGGTGGTGGCTCTCATCCCCACTTTGCCGTTCAATTTAGGAGCTGGATTTCTCTGGGGACCTCTCTGGGGAACGGTCTTTTCCGTTGCCGGCTGCGGCTTAGGGGCCATGACGGCCTTTCTCATGGCTCGCACGGCGGTGGGGCAGCCCCTGGCCAGGCGCTTCGATAATGCCATGGCCCAGTGGCTGCAAAAAGAGTTGGCCACCAAAGGCTGGCGTTTGGTGGCTTTTACCAGGATCAATCCGGTGTTTCCTTCCGGGCCATTAAATTTTGTCTTGGCCCTGACTTCCATTACTTTTCCATGTTATGCTTGGTCGTCGCTGGTTTTTATGACCCCCGTCGCTATGGTCTTTTCCATTATCGGCCACTCGGTAGGCGGGTTCATGCTGGAGGGGGAGGCCACCAGGCTGGTGCGCCTGGTTATGGTGGTTTCCCTGGCCCTGGTAGTTCTGGTGGTTATCATGCTGCTGTCCCGGCGGCTGTTTGGCAAGAGCACCTTACCCCGTTGAGGCTCAACTAAATCTACGCGCAAGGATCTGCTTTCATGAAAGTAACGCTGTTGGTCATGTCCTTAAACGAAATCGAAGGCATGCAGGCCATTATGCCTCGGATCAAAAAGGATTGGGTGGATCAAATCATCGTGGTGGACGGCGGCTCCACGGATGGCTCCATAGAATGGGCCAGAGAACAAGGCTATCGCGTCTATGTGCAAAAGCAAAAAGGGTTCAGGTTTGCCTACTTCGAGGCGTTTCCCTATGTAGAGGGTGATGTGATCATCACCTTTAGCCCGGATGGCAACTCCATCCCGGAATTGATCCCCCAATTAATAGAGAAGATGCGGGATGGCTACGACATGGTCATAGCCTCCCGGTATCTCGGTGACGCCAAGAGCGAGGATGACGACTTTATCACCGGCTTCGGCAACTGGCTATTCACCAAGACCGTCCAATGGCTGTATGGGGGGAACATCACCGATGTTATGGTGATTTTTAGGGCCTATAAGAAGCAGGTTATTTACGATCTGGAGCTGGACCGGGACAAATGGTATACCACCCCGGAGAAACTTTTTTTTTGCAAAATAAGCTGGGAGCCGCTGCTTTCCGCCCGGGCCGCGAAAAAGCGGCTCAGGATTACCGAAATTCCCGGCGACGAGCCCCCGAGAATCGGTGGAGAGCGAAAGCTGCGGATCTGGCGTTGGGGGGCCGCCTATTATTACCAGATATGGCGGGAATATTGGGGAGGGATTTAAGTTAATGGGGCTATCCGGTTGACTCTCCCATACATATATGTTGTATGGGTTTTTTATTTTGAAAATCAGACAAAGCCTCTTTTGGAATTTTCGCATAGCTTTGCCACTGAGCAAGCTTGCCATGATAAAAGTAATAAGTCCAATTGAGACTTCTGCGAAAGTCCCTTGAAAAATAGTCTTAATTATACGAAGAAATCAGTTCAACATAGCTCCAGTTGCAAGGATGATTGACGACTTTCGGGTTCCCATGATGAGCTTTCAGCAATCGGAAAACCGGTTAATCTTAGGAGAGGAAATGAATAACAAACCAGTGCTGGCGATTGTGGTTCCCTGTTACAACGAGGAAGAGGT
This window of the Desulfobaccales bacterium genome carries:
- a CDS encoding lipopolysaccharide biosynthesis protein, whose translation is MQKSYTFNYLKIYFWQGIAIVLNLLSMFIVIPRLADNPSIYGIYVVCISANIFLTYADIGFAGAGYKYASECFAQKNLEEEINIVGFIGFVLFLFVIIFALTVSYVALNPSILIKNINSATEINITSNLLFILALFSPAIIFQRILEIVYGIRLEQFILQRIMIAANILKILSIFYFFKNQQYDIVGYFLFCQLVYLLALFSCLLIAKIKYKYNFIVFFKSIRFSKPMFNKTRTLAFGSLFSTIMFIFYYELDAFAIAKLMGGESVAIYAVGFTILSFLRNLLGVLYAPFLARFNHFIGLHDMDGLRDLYRNILPLTLPFVVFPIVSLALLMEPLVHSWVGNYYEKSVIIAQLLILGFIYGFFTYPASFLIIAQEKIKILYLTSVIPPIVYWIGIFLTIPYIGLTSFALFKLIAMSISSLFYLFITLKFLDISAGDFVRKILGPVAIPLSFLILSLAYLNQFMPAEKNALDLFIVIATGGLASAGALFLYYLFSSHFRNYTQGLFRKCFV
- a CDS encoding radical SAM protein: MPDTDIVLVKPGSQKQLYGELSTLELTALEPPLWAALLAAYLRQLGYGVILLDAEVERLTYEQTAAKIKDANPWLAAIVVSGTNPSASTSNMTGAGAILEHLSAISPQTHTLLMGLHPSALPERTMREEQVDFVCQGEGFFTLPGLLDILKARGADFKIPGLWYKQDGQVVSNPRATLYSNLTALPMPAWDLLPLHEYRAHNWHCFTHLDQRQPYVAIYTSLGCPFHCSFCCINAFFGNAGIRYRSPQSVIEEIDFLVNRYGMKNIKIIDEMFALQEARVVELCDLIIERRYDLNLWAYARVNTVTERMLAKMKEAGINWVAYGFESGSDRVLKDAVKGYQAGAVEQVVKMTYDQGIHICANFIFGLPEDDLDSMHATLKLMLDINAEWANIYSAMAYPGSRLYDLAVADNWPLPETWQGYSQYAYESLPLPTKYLSGGQVLAFRDYAFDVYYRSPRYLEMICRKFGRETANHLKEMSAKQLPRKYASF
- a CDS encoding VTT domain-containing protein; this translates as MTKEFSREQRWFRQKQGLRRYIGPKRVVIILLFSASLLVLWYLRKHGYLTPETVFQFVHDYPVWGPVIFVTVYLVSVVALIPTLPFNLGAGFLWGPLWGTVFSVAGCGLGAMTAFLMARTAVGQPLARRFDNAMAQWLQKELATKGWRLVAFTRINPVFPSGPLNFVLALTSITFPCYAWSSLVFMTPVAMVFSIIGHSVGGFMLEGEATRLVRLVMVVSLALVVLVVIMLLSRRLFGKSTLPR
- a CDS encoding glycosyltransferase family 2 protein, with protein sequence MKVTLLVMSLNEIEGMQAIMPRIKKDWVDQIIVVDGGSTDGSIEWAREQGYRVYVQKQKGFRFAYFEAFPYVEGDVIITFSPDGNSIPELIPQLIEKMRDGYDMVIASRYLGDAKSEDDDFITGFGNWLFTKTVQWLYGGNITDVMVIFRAYKKQVIYDLELDRDKWYTTPEKLFFCKISWEPLLSARAAKKRLRITEIPGDEPPRIGGERKLRIWRWGAAYYYQIWREYWGGI